The Acinetobacter wuhouensis genome includes the window GCTTAGGTTGTGCAATCACAGGTAATGTCATGGTGGATTTTCGTGCCAAGAATGAGCCTGGTGTTGTTGTTGTTGAAACTGAACGTGATTTAGTAAAACTGACTGAGTGGGCAAATGTCGGTAAAAAGCACAAAATGGTGCAGTTAATTCAGCTTTCACACCCAGGACGTCAGTGTCCGCGTGGTTTAAATGCGGAAACTGTTGCGCCGTCGGCAGTTCCTTTTAGCCCATTATTGGCTTCTACATTTGGCACACCACGTGCACTTGAAGAAAGCGAAATTTTAGATTTAATTCAGCGTTTTGCTGAGTCAGCACGTATTTGTGAAAAAGCAGGTTTTGAAGGCGTGCAATTACACGGTGCGCATGGTTATCTGATTAGCCAATTCCTTTCACCACTGACCAATAAGCGTACTGACCAATGGGGCGGTTCGATTGAAAATCGTATGCGTTTCTTATTAGAAATTTATAAAGCTGTACGTGCCAAAACTTCTGAAAATTTCATTGTATCCGTGAAACTCAATTCGGCAGATTTCCAACGTGGTGGCATCACTGAAGAAGAAGTGATTCAAGTGTTTAAGGCAATTGATGATGCAGGCATTGACCTGATCGAAGTTTCAGGTGGTACGTATGAAGCACCTGCAATGGCAGGGGCGAAAGCTGATAAGCGTAAGGAAAGTACGATTGCGCGCGAGGCTTATTTC containing:
- a CDS encoding NADH:flavin oxidoreductase/NADH oxidase family protein; the protein is MSHLAQSFDIKKTTFKNRIIKGAMSEALANHAGQPNHLHLGLYDAWGKGGLGCAITGNVMVDFRAKNEPGVVVVETERDLVKLTEWANVGKKHKMVQLIQLSHPGRQCPRGLNAETVAPSAVPFSPLLASTFGTPRALEESEILDLIQRFAESARICEKAGFEGVQLHGAHGYLISQFLSPLTNKRTDQWGGSIENRMRFLLEIYKAVRAKTSENFIVSVKLNSADFQRGGITEEEVIQVFKAIDDAGIDLIEVSGGTYEAPAMAGAKADKRKESTIAREAYFLDFAEKIRKEVKCQLMVTGGFRTAQGMNAALDSGACEFIGIARPLAVETDVTNNLIAGRDVRYAVEQIKTGIPFVDKMAIMEILWYAAQFKAIGEGKKPNPKLSPLKVFFNYAKNNVKAVIQGRVNSRKSA